The following are from one region of the Oryzias latipes chromosome 12, ASM223467v1 genome:
- the LOC105357610 gene encoding RING finger protein 224-like, whose amino-acid sequence MSDKKEEAGKEETKSQPPPSSVFVETVISSRRQDLVCIVCFCSYDLASRLPRRLHCGHAFCQACLKRLDTVINEQVWIPCPQCRQNTPRPRGGAAGLDLDLTSFLGVKSQQACIPWNPSGRERRPSGEMVAKGKLWLGTEENDYRRSHGGLAEPRFHHYGNCCPPLPCSLCCWFCCTWRGN is encoded by the exons atgtcagacaAGAAGGAAGAAGCTGGGAAGGAGGAGACTAAAAGTCAGCCTCCTCCCTCCTCGGTCTTCGTGGAGACggtgatttcatcaagaaggcAGGACCTGGTGTGCATCGTGTGTTTTTGCAGCTATGACCTTGCATCGCGGTTACCGCGGCGCTTGCACTGTGGCCACGCCTTCTGTCAGGCTTGTCTGAAAAGACTGGACACGGTGATCAATGAGCAG GTGTGGATCCCCTGTCCTCAGTGTCGACAAAACACACCCCGACccagaggaggagctgcaggtctGGACTTGGACTTGACGTCCTTTCTGGGGGTCAAAAGCCAGCAGGCCTGCATCCCCTGGAACCCAAGTGGCAGAGAGAGGAGGCCTTCAGGAGAGATGGTAGCTAAGGGCAAGCTGTGGCTGGGGACGGAGGAGAATGATTACAGGAGGTCACATGGAGGTCTGGCTGAGCCTCGCTTCCATCACTATGGCAACTGCTGCCCACCTTTGCCCTGTTCCTtatgctgctggttctgctgcacATGGCGGGGTAACTGA
- the pisd gene encoding phosphatidylserine decarboxylase proenzyme, mitochondrial isoform X2 codes for MRAYIISADSMAAALRRLISGGRVVCRTCWQRSLSTGRGLIPRPRPFALLLGTGGGYLGYQHYKKKFQQDEETSPHLATPTQVALYRSFPTRFLSRAWGRLNEMNLPTWLRKPIYSLYIWTFGVNMQEAAVEDLHHYRNLGEFFRRRLKPAVRPVCAASHLTSPADGKILHFGRVKNSEVEQVKGVTYSLEHFLGPQSMEQLDSSSSFRDVLLSSPDSDLFHVVVYLAPGDYHCFHSPADWKVELRRHFPGSLMSVNPGVARWVKELFCLNERVVLSGQWQHGFFSLTAVGATNVGSIRLYFDQELQTNAPRYRKGSFYDRSYVATGNQVLQRTSEGGVALQKGEAIGEFNLGSTIVLLFEAPKDFVFKLQPGQRIRVGEGLGAH; via the exons ATGCGTGCTTACATCATATCCGCAGACAGCATGGCGGCGGCGCTCCGGAGGCTCATTAGCGGCGGCAG AGTTGTGTGTCGGACCTGCTGGCAGCGCAGCCTGAGCACAG GGCGGGGCCTCATTCCCCGCCCCCGGCCCTTTGCTCTCCTGTTAGGGACTGGGGGTGGTTATCTTGGCTACCAGCACTACAAGAAGAAGTTTCAACAGGATGAGGAAACGTCACCCCATTTGGCCACACCCACACAG GTGGCGTTGTACCGCTCCTTTCCAACTCGTTTCCTCTCCCGAGCCTGGGGTCGTCTAAACGAGATGAATCTACCCACATGGCTCAGGAAACCCATCTACTCTCTGTACATCTGGACGTTTGGAGTCAATATGCAG GAAGCAGCGGTTGAAGACTTGCATCATTATAGAAATCTAGGAGAATTTTTCCGGCGGCGCCTCAAACCTGCTGTCCGCCCTGTATGTGCGGCCTCCCACCTG ACATCTCCAGCTGATGGAAAGATTCTCCATTTTGGTCGTGTGAAGAACTCTGAAGTGGAACAAGTTAAAGGTGTCACCTATAGTCTGGAGCACTTCCTGGGTCCACAGTCCATGGAACAACTGG ATTCATCCTCATCTTTTCGGGACGTCCTGCTGTCGTCTCCTGACAGTGACCTTTTCCACGTGGTGGTTTACCTGGCTCCTGGGGACTATCACTGCTTCCATTCCCCTGCTGACTGGAAGGTGGAGCTCCGGCGGCACTTCCCAG GCTCGTTGATGTCTGTGAACCCGGGTGTGGCTCGCTGGGTCAAAGAACTGTTCTGCCTGAATGAGCGTGTGGTGTTGAGCGGCCAATGGCAGCACGGTTTCTTCTCACTGACGGCAGTTGGTGCCACAAATGTGGGTTCCATCAGACTGTATTTTGACCAG GAGCTGCAGACCAACGCTCCCCGCTACAGGAAAGGCTCCTTCTATGACCGCAGCTATGTTGCCACGGGCAACCAGGTCTTGCAGAGGACAAGTGAAGGAGGTGTGGCCTTACAAAAAGGTGAAGCCATTGGAGAATTTAACTTGGGATCCACCATCGTCCTGCTGTTTGAGGCTCCCAAAGACTTTGTGTTCAAGCTGCAGCCAGGACAGCGAATCAGAGTGGGCGAAGGCCTCGGCGCCCACTGA
- the pisd gene encoding phosphatidylserine decarboxylase proenzyme, mitochondrial isoform X1: MVRFCFKRRSGVGQDRDLLRQVRRRHHTCDGESSGVGGRAVKTRTTAPFRLQVPHLALRHRLSKLSNGVCRPAPWRRRPIAFLGFILSFNTLRPLANRVALYRSFPTRFLSRAWGRLNEMNLPTWLRKPIYSLYIWTFGVNMQEAAVEDLHHYRNLGEFFRRRLKPAVRPVCAASHLTSPADGKILHFGRVKNSEVEQVKGVTYSLEHFLGPQSMEQLDSSSSFRDVLLSSPDSDLFHVVVYLAPGDYHCFHSPADWKVELRRHFPGSLMSVNPGVARWVKELFCLNERVVLSGQWQHGFFSLTAVGATNVGSIRLYFDQELQTNAPRYRKGSFYDRSYVATGNQVLQRTSEGGVALQKGEAIGEFNLGSTIVLLFEAPKDFVFKLQPGQRIRVGEGLGAH; encoded by the exons ATGGTGAGGTTTTGCTTTAAGCGCCGCAGCGGTGTCGGTCAGGATCGTGACCTGCTGCGGCAGGTGAGGCGACGCCATCACACCTGCGATGGAGAAAGCAGTGGAGTGGGAGGAAGAGCAGTTAAGACGAGAACCACAGCACCTTTCAG GCTTCAGGTGCCTCATTTGGCTCTTCGTCACCGTCTGAGCAAGCTCAGTAATGGGGTCTGTCGCCCCGCCCCTTGGCGCCGCCGACCAATTGCCTTCCTTGGTTTCATCTTATCGTTCAATACTCTGCGTCCACTGGCCAATCGG GTGGCGTTGTACCGCTCCTTTCCAACTCGTTTCCTCTCCCGAGCCTGGGGTCGTCTAAACGAGATGAATCTACCCACATGGCTCAGGAAACCCATCTACTCTCTGTACATCTGGACGTTTGGAGTCAATATGCAG GAAGCAGCGGTTGAAGACTTGCATCATTATAGAAATCTAGGAGAATTTTTCCGGCGGCGCCTCAAACCTGCTGTCCGCCCTGTATGTGCGGCCTCCCACCTG ACATCTCCAGCTGATGGAAAGATTCTCCATTTTGGTCGTGTGAAGAACTCTGAAGTGGAACAAGTTAAAGGTGTCACCTATAGTCTGGAGCACTTCCTGGGTCCACAGTCCATGGAACAACTGG ATTCATCCTCATCTTTTCGGGACGTCCTGCTGTCGTCTCCTGACAGTGACCTTTTCCACGTGGTGGTTTACCTGGCTCCTGGGGACTATCACTGCTTCCATTCCCCTGCTGACTGGAAGGTGGAGCTCCGGCGGCACTTCCCAG GCTCGTTGATGTCTGTGAACCCGGGTGTGGCTCGCTGGGTCAAAGAACTGTTCTGCCTGAATGAGCGTGTGGTGTTGAGCGGCCAATGGCAGCACGGTTTCTTCTCACTGACGGCAGTTGGTGCCACAAATGTGGGTTCCATCAGACTGTATTTTGACCAG GAGCTGCAGACCAACGCTCCCCGCTACAGGAAAGGCTCCTTCTATGACCGCAGCTATGTTGCCACGGGCAACCAGGTCTTGCAGAGGACAAGTGAAGGAGGTGTGGCCTTACAAAAAGGTGAAGCCATTGGAGAATTTAACTTGGGATCCACCATCGTCCTGCTGTTTGAGGCTCCCAAAGACTTTGTGTTCAAGCTGCAGCCAGGACAGCGAATCAGAGTGGGCGAAGGCCTCGGCGCCCACTGA